A single window of Pectobacterium parmentieri DNA harbors:
- a CDS encoding DUF1778 domain-containing protein: MKPETKEAPINIRAKASQRDLLDMAANLVSKSRTDFMLEAACREAQDILLDQRLFILDNEQFDGLLAELDAPITAERHARINDLMCRQSPWE, translated from the coding sequence ATGAAACCTGAAACTAAAGAAGCGCCAATCAATATTCGAGCCAAAGCCTCCCAACGGGATTTGCTCGATATGGCTGCAAACCTTGTGTCAAAATCACGTACCGACTTTATGCTTGAAGCAGCCTGCCGCGAGGCGCAGGACATCTTGTTGGATCAACGTTTGTTTATTCTGGACAACGAACAGTTTGATGGATTGTTGGCCGAGTTGGATGCGCCTATCACCGCAGAGCGTCATGCCCGCATTAACGATCTTATGTGTCGTCAATCGCCATGGGAATAA
- the ugpQ gene encoding glycerophosphodiester phosphodiesterase, with translation METIWPYPTIVAHRGGGSLAPENTLAAIDVGASLGHKMIEFDAKLSQDGQIFLLHDDTLERTSNGWGIAGELPWDKLVGLDVGGWYGHKFVGERLPLLSEVAKRCVQYGMAANIEIKPTTGYETETGRVIALAARQLWADHPAAPLLSSFSIDALEAAQQAAPELPRGLLLDEWEEEWLALTLRLGCVSIHLNHTLLTAERVADLKAAGLRILVYTVNQTDRAQTLLDWGVDCICTDRIDLIGANFATG, from the coding sequence ATGGAAACAATCTGGCCTTACCCGACAATTGTCGCCCATCGCGGCGGCGGTTCACTGGCACCGGAAAACACGCTGGCGGCGATTGATGTCGGCGCTAGCCTCGGTCACAAGATGATCGAGTTTGACGCCAAGCTGTCGCAGGACGGCCAGATTTTCCTTTTACACGATGACACGCTTGAGCGCACCAGTAACGGCTGGGGTATTGCTGGAGAACTGCCGTGGGACAAACTGGTCGGGCTGGATGTCGGCGGCTGGTACGGTCATAAATTTGTCGGCGAGCGTCTGCCGCTGTTATCAGAAGTGGCAAAACGCTGCGTGCAGTACGGCATGGCGGCCAATATCGAGATTAAACCCACCACCGGATATGAAACCGAAACCGGGCGGGTGATTGCGCTGGCGGCTCGTCAGCTATGGGCCGATCATCCCGCCGCGCCGCTGCTGTCATCATTCTCTATCGACGCCCTGGAAGCAGCACAGCAGGCTGCACCAGAACTGCCGCGTGGATTGTTGCTGGATGAGTGGGAAGAAGAGTGGTTGGCGTTAACACTGCGTCTGGGGTGTGTGTCCATCCACCTGAATCACACACTGCTGACGGCGGAACGTGTCGCGGATCTGAAAGCGGCGGGCTTGCGCATTCTGGTTTATACCGTTAACCAAACCGATCGCGCGCAAACTTTGCTGGATTGGGGCGTTGACTGTATCTGTACTGACCGGATAGATTTAATTGGGGCTAACTTCGCGACCGGCTGA
- the ugpE gene encoding sn-glycerol-3-phosphate ABC transporter permease UgpE, translating to MIENRRGLDIFSHVMLIVGILAVLFPLYVGFVAATLDNQEVFQAPMTLIPGSHLWENLRYIWLHGAGNNTTPFGLMLLNSFVMALAITVGKITVSILSAYAIVYFRFPLRNLFFWMIFLTLMLPVEVRIFPTVEVIARLDMMDSYTGLTLPLMASATATFLFRQFFMTLPDELMEAARIDGASPMRFFFDMVLPLSKTNLAALFVITFIYGWNQYLWPLLIISDANLGTAVAGIKSMIASGDGATQWNQVMAAMLLTMLPPLLVVLLMQRWFVRGLVDSEK from the coding sequence ATGATTGAGAATCGTCGCGGGTTAGATATTTTCAGCCACGTCATGCTGATCGTCGGCATCCTCGCCGTACTGTTTCCGTTGTACGTGGGGTTTGTCGCTGCCACGCTGGATAATCAGGAAGTCTTTCAGGCGCCGATGACGCTCATCCCCGGTTCTCACCTGTGGGAAAACCTGCGTTATATCTGGCTGCACGGTGCGGGCAACAACACCACGCCGTTTGGGCTGATGCTGCTTAACAGCTTCGTGATGGCGCTGGCGATTACGGTAGGAAAAATCACCGTATCGATCCTGTCCGCTTACGCCATCGTCTATTTTCGTTTTCCGCTGCGTAACTTGTTCTTCTGGATGATTTTTCTGACGCTGATGCTGCCGGTGGAAGTGCGTATTTTCCCGACGGTGGAAGTGATCGCACGGCTGGACATGATGGACAGCTACACCGGTTTAACGCTGCCGCTGATGGCGTCGGCGACTGCAACGTTCCTATTCCGTCAGTTCTTTATGACGCTGCCGGATGAACTGATGGAAGCCGCGCGTATCGATGGTGCCAGCCCGATGCGCTTCTTTTTCGACATGGTGCTGCCGCTGTCGAAAACCAATTTGGCTGCGCTGTTTGTGATCACGTTCATCTATGGCTGGAACCAGTACCTGTGGCCGCTGCTGATTATCAGCGATGCCAATTTGGGCACCGCTGTCGCTGGGATTAAAAGCATGATTGCCTCCGGCGATGGCGCGACCCAGTGGAATCAGGTGATGGCCGCAATGCTGCTGACCATGCTGCCACCGTTGCTGGTGGTGCTACTGATGCAGCGTTGGTTCGTTCGCGGTCTGGTCGACAGCGAAAAATAA
- a CDS encoding AEC family transporter, translating to MPAFIVSLWHQIFLSLPLFVLIALGYSLIRYGKWPTTVTDGMTRFVFSVAMPAMLFRLMSDFSKRPVVDARLLIAFFGGCLLVFVLGRIVARKVFHLDGVSGSLFALSGIFSNNVMLGLPIATLMLGEEAIPSVALVVVFNGLILWTLVTVSVEWARNGALSLQGFTKTALGVLKNPLIIGILSGTVFSLTGLPLPSYVDQPLAMLGQIAAPLSLVALGMGLAEYRVRDGWQISTAICTIKLLVQPLVIWGIAVALGLPEMETRAVVLLGSMAVGVNVYLMSRQFDVLGGPVASSLLLSTAMAALTTPLILTLMGVRL from the coding sequence ATGCCCGCATTTATTGTTTCGCTTTGGCACCAGATTTTTCTGTCGTTACCCCTCTTTGTTCTGATCGCGCTCGGTTATAGCCTGATTCGCTACGGTAAATGGCCGACCACCGTGACCGACGGCATGACGCGCTTTGTCTTCTCCGTCGCCATGCCCGCGATGCTGTTCCGTCTGATGTCGGATTTCTCCAAACGTCCGGTGGTGGATGCTCGACTGCTGATCGCTTTTTTCGGCGGCTGTCTGCTGGTGTTTGTCCTTGGTCGCATAGTGGCGCGCAAAGTTTTTCATCTCGATGGCGTCTCCGGCTCGCTGTTTGCGCTGAGCGGCATCTTCTCCAACAACGTGATGCTGGGGTTGCCGATTGCCACGCTGATGCTGGGCGAAGAAGCAATCCCGTCCGTGGCGCTGGTGGTGGTGTTTAACGGGCTTATTTTGTGGACGTTGGTGACGGTGTCGGTGGAATGGGCGCGTAACGGCGCGTTGTCGCTACAGGGCTTTACCAAAACCGCGCTGGGCGTGCTGAAGAACCCGCTGATTATCGGCATCCTGTCCGGGACGGTATTCAGCCTGACGGGTTTGCCGCTGCCGTCGTATGTCGATCAGCCGCTTGCCATGCTGGGGCAGATTGCCGCGCCGCTGTCGCTGGTGGCGCTGGGGATGGGGCTGGCGGAATACCGCGTGCGTGACGGTTGGCAGATTAGTACCGCGATTTGTACCATCAAGCTGCTGGTCCAGCCGCTGGTGATCTGGGGGATTGCTGTCGCGCTGGGCCTGCCGGAGATGGAGACGCGGGCGGTCGTGTTGCTGGGGTCGATGGCGGTGGGCGTCAATGTCTATCTGATGTCACGTCAGTTTGATGTACTGGGCGGCCCGGTGGCATCAAGCCTGCTGCTATCAACGGCGATGGCGGCCTTAACCACGCCGTTGATTCTGACGCTGATGGGCGTGCGGTTATAA
- a CDS encoding type II toxin-antitoxin system ParD family antitoxin: MPRTTSITIGEQLDDFVSKLIDSGRYSSTSEVIRSALRLLEQQESKTEALKKAIYAGEQSGESSLTLREIAAKKKRERNV; the protein is encoded by the coding sequence ATGCCTAGAACGACAAGTATTACGATCGGCGAACAACTGGATGATTTTGTCTCCAAATTAATAGATAGCGGTCGCTATAGTTCTACCAGTGAAGTCATCAGGTCAGCGCTTCGTCTTCTTGAACAACAAGAATCCAAAACAGAGGCTCTGAAAAAAGCGATTTATGCAGGGGAGCAAAGTGGAGAAAGTTCGTTGACGCTGCGTGAAATTGCGGCAAAAAAGAAGCGCGAACGGAATGTATAA
- the ugpA gene encoding sn-glycerol-3-phosphate ABC transporter permease UgpA, producing MTSSRPVFRSSWLPYVLVLPQLLITVIFFIWPAGQALWYSVQNLDPFGLSSEFVGMENFRQLFTNPYYLDSFYTTLIFSFLVAGFGMLISLFLAALVDYVIRASRLYQTLIILPYAVAPAVAAILWMFLFNPGLGLITHFLGLLGYTWNHAQNSGQAMFLVVLASVWKQISYNFLFFLAALQSIPRSLVEAGAIDGAGPVRRFFNLVLPMISPVSFFLLVVNLVYAFFDTFPIIDAATGGGPVQSTTTLIYKIYREGFAGLDLSSSAAQSVILMLLVIGLTVIQFRFVERKVNYQ from the coding sequence ATGACATCATCCCGCCCCGTTTTTCGCAGCAGTTGGTTGCCCTATGTGCTGGTGTTGCCCCAACTGCTGATTACCGTGATTTTCTTTATCTGGCCGGCTGGTCAGGCGCTGTGGTATTCGGTGCAGAATCTGGACCCGTTTGGGTTATCCAGTGAATTCGTCGGCATGGAAAACTTCAGGCAACTGTTCACTAACCCTTACTACCTTGATTCGTTTTATACCACGCTGATATTCAGCTTTCTGGTGGCTGGGTTTGGCATGCTGATTTCACTCTTTCTGGCCGCGCTGGTGGATTATGTCATTCGTGCCAGCCGCCTGTATCAGACGCTGATCATCCTGCCCTATGCCGTGGCACCTGCCGTCGCCGCCATACTGTGGATGTTTCTGTTTAACCCCGGACTAGGGCTGATTACCCATTTTCTCGGGCTGCTGGGCTATACGTGGAACCACGCGCAGAACAGCGGGCAGGCGATGTTTTTAGTCGTACTGGCATCAGTCTGGAAACAGATTAGTTATAACTTTCTGTTCTTCCTTGCTGCGCTGCAATCGATCCCCCGTTCGCTGGTGGAAGCGGGCGCGATTGATGGCGCAGGACCGGTGCGGCGGTTCTTCAATCTGGTGCTGCCGATGATCTCGCCGGTGAGCTTCTTCCTGCTGGTCGTCAATCTGGTGTATGCCTTTTTCGATACTTTCCCGATTATCGATGCCGCGACGGGCGGTGGACCGGTACAGTCGACGACTACGCTGATCTACAAGATTTATCGTGAGGGCTTCGCAGGGCTGGATCTGTCCAGTTCGGCGGCGCAGTCGGTGATACTGATGCTGCTGGTGATCGGGTTGACCGTTATTCAGTTCCGTTTTGTGGAACGGAAGGTGAATTATCAATGA
- a CDS encoding tRNA (cytidine(34)-2'-O)-methyltransferase yields the protein MFHIALYEPQIAPNTGNIIRLAANNGCTLHLIEPLGFDFEEKKLRRAGLDYHDLAKVSRHKNYQDFLAAIPGQRIFACTTKGSRPYDQPTYQPGDVLLFGSETSGLPDAIRNGFESDFRIRIPMQSDSRSLNLSNAVAIISYEAWRQNGFGGCL from the coding sequence ATGTTCCATATCGCGCTCTATGAACCGCAAATTGCACCAAACACCGGCAATATCATCCGATTAGCGGCCAACAACGGCTGTACGCTTCATTTGATTGAACCGCTGGGGTTTGATTTTGAAGAGAAGAAACTGCGCCGTGCAGGGCTGGATTACCACGATCTGGCGAAGGTCAGCCGCCATAAGAACTATCAGGATTTTCTGGCTGCGATTCCCGGCCAGCGCATTTTCGCCTGTACTACCAAAGGTAGCCGTCCCTATGACCAGCCGACGTATCAGCCGGGCGATGTACTGCTGTTTGGATCGGAAACATCAGGGTTGCCCGATGCGATTCGCAACGGCTTCGAGTCGGATTTCCGTATCCGCATTCCCATGCAGTCCGATAGCCGCAGCCTGAATCTGTCCAATGCCGTGGCAATCATTAGCTATGAAGCCTGGCGGCAGAATGGTTTCGGCGGGTGCCTGTAG
- a CDS encoding type II toxin-antitoxin system RelE/ParE family toxin, whose product MYKLSNLAAEDFAGIFEYTLINYGISQADNYTESLENTLILLAESPYIGQEYPEISQGVRRFDHRQHAIFYRIREEDLLIIRILHQQMEPMCHFFDI is encoded by the coding sequence ATGTATAAACTCTCTAATCTTGCAGCAGAAGATTTCGCAGGCATCTTTGAGTACACATTGATCAACTACGGCATCAGTCAGGCTGACAATTATACAGAGTCGCTAGAGAATACGCTGATTCTGCTAGCAGAATCCCCTTATATAGGCCAAGAGTACCCTGAAATTAGCCAAGGTGTGCGCCGATTCGATCATAGGCAACACGCTATTTTCTACCGCATACGAGAAGAAGATCTTCTTATCATCCGAATCCTGCATCAGCAAATGGAACCTATGTGCCACTTTTTTGATATTTAA
- the ygbI gene encoding DNA-binding transcriptional repressor YgbI, giving the protein MIPVERHQQILALIAERGAVSINELIERLGVSHMTVRRDVQKLEQDGLLLSVSGGVRSPERLAIEPSHQDKSVMFSQQKAAMGKLAAQHIPLNSCIYLDAGTTTLSLARELAERDDLLIVTNDFAIAAFLIESSQCRMIHTGGTLCRENRSCVGEAVAQALRNLFIDIAFISASSWSLRGLSTPNEDKVVVKRAAVEASRKRVLLCDTSKYGRIATHLATPLSVFDSIITDAGLPAAAKEALGKMGVEVLMAG; this is encoded by the coding sequence GTGATTCCAGTAGAACGTCATCAACAGATTCTGGCGCTGATTGCCGAGCGCGGCGCAGTAAGTATTAACGAACTGATCGAGCGGCTGGGCGTGTCACATATGACGGTGCGGCGCGATGTGCAAAAACTGGAGCAGGACGGCCTGCTGCTGAGCGTCTCCGGCGGTGTGCGTTCGCCTGAACGGCTAGCCATTGAGCCATCGCATCAGGATAAATCGGTGATGTTCAGCCAGCAGAAAGCGGCGATGGGTAAACTGGCGGCGCAGCACATTCCGTTGAATAGCTGCATTTATCTGGATGCGGGCACGACCACGCTATCGCTGGCACGCGAGCTGGCAGAACGCGACGATCTTCTGATTGTCACCAACGATTTTGCGATTGCCGCTTTCCTGATTGAATCCAGCCAGTGCCGCATGATCCACACCGGCGGCACGCTGTGTCGGGAAAACCGTTCCTGCGTTGGGGAAGCCGTGGCGCAGGCGCTGCGCAACCTGTTTATCGACATCGCGTTTATCTCTGCCTCGTCATGGAGCCTGCGCGGGTTGTCCACGCCCAACGAAGACAAAGTGGTGGTGAAACGTGCGGCGGTGGAAGCCAGCAGAAAACGCGTACTGCTGTGTGACACTTCAAAATATGGCCGCATCGCCACCCATCTCGCCACGCCGCTTAGCGTATTCGACAGCATCATCACAGACGCTGGTCTACCGGCTGCTGCTAAAGAAGCCTTGGGTAAAATGGGAGTTGAAGTGCTCATGGCGGGGTGA
- a CDS encoding sn-glycerol-3-phosphate import ATP-binding protein UgpC, whose amino-acid sequence MACLKLQAVTKSYDGKTQIIQPIDLDVADGEFVVMVGPSGCGKSTLLRMVAGLERTTSGDIYIDNQRVTDLEPKDRGIAMVFQNYALYPHMNVFDNMAYGLKIRGFGKTQIRERVEDAARILELMPLLQRKPRELSGGQRQRVAMGRAIVREPAVFLFDEPLSNLDAKLRVQMRLELQQLHQRLKTTSLYVTHDQVEAMTLAQRVIVMNKGIAEQIGAPADIYRRPASLFVASFIGSPAMNLWSGRISDDGCRFEIGEDIALALPEPKPQWRGKALTLGVRPEHIQLATRETGGIPLQISTLELLGADNLAHGKWGGQNVIARLSYEHCPAIGSTLWLHLPTSSWHLFDSQSGLRME is encoded by the coding sequence ATGGCATGTTTAAAACTTCAGGCCGTCACCAAGTCGTATGATGGCAAAACACAGATTATCCAGCCCATCGATCTGGACGTCGCGGACGGCGAATTCGTGGTGATGGTGGGGCCGTCGGGCTGTGGTAAATCGACGCTGCTGCGCATGGTAGCAGGCCTCGAACGCACCACCAGCGGCGATATCTACATTGATAACCAGCGGGTCACCGATCTGGAACCAAAAGATCGCGGTATTGCGATGGTGTTCCAGAACTATGCGCTTTATCCGCACATGAATGTGTTCGACAACATGGCTTACGGCCTGAAAATTCGTGGCTTCGGCAAGACGCAGATCCGCGAGCGCGTAGAAGATGCGGCACGCATTCTGGAACTGATGCCGCTGTTGCAACGCAAGCCGCGTGAGTTATCCGGTGGCCAGCGTCAGCGCGTGGCAATGGGGCGGGCGATTGTGCGTGAACCCGCGGTGTTCCTGTTTGACGAGCCGTTGTCGAATCTGGATGCCAAACTGCGCGTACAGATGCGGCTGGAATTGCAACAACTGCATCAGCGCCTGAAAACCACCAGCCTGTATGTCACGCACGATCAGGTTGAGGCGATGACGTTGGCGCAGCGCGTCATTGTGATGAATAAAGGTATCGCTGAACAAATCGGCGCACCGGCTGATATTTATCGTCGTCCCGCATCGCTGTTTGTGGCCAGCTTTATTGGCTCACCGGCCATGAACCTGTGGTCGGGCCGCATTAGTGATGATGGCTGCCGCTTTGAAATCGGCGAAGACATCGCGCTGGCGCTGCCTGAACCGAAGCCGCAATGGCGCGGTAAGGCATTGACGCTGGGGGTACGACCAGAGCATATTCAACTGGCGACACGTGAAACCGGTGGTATCCCGTTACAGATTTCAACACTCGAACTGCTGGGTGCGGACAATTTAGCGCACGGTAAGTGGGGCGGGCAAAACGTGATTGCACGACTCTCTTATGAACACTGTCCCGCCATCGGCTCGACGCTCTGGCTGCATTTGCCGACGTCATCATGGCACCTGTTTGATTCGCAAAGCGGATTACGGATGGAATAA
- the ugpB gene encoding sn-glycerol-3-phosphate ABC transporter substrate-binding protein UgpB: MFNNTTRKTHAIRTAAACVAFALMSASAQAATEIPFWHSMEGELGKEVNSLVDRFNQAHSDVKIVPVYKGNYEQNLAAGIAAYRAGNAPAILQVYEVGTATMMASKAIKPVFEVFKDAGINFDESVFVPTVSGYYTDAKSGRLLSQPFNSSTPVLYYNKDAFKKAGLDPEQPPKTWQQMADYTAKLRAAGMKCGYASGWQGWIQIENFSAWNGLPVATKNNGFDGTDAVLEFNKPTQVKHIQLLQDMNKKGDFTYFGRKDESTEKFYNGDCAITTASSGSLADIRQHAKFNYGVGMMPYDADAKGAPQNAIIGGASLWVMGGKDAATYKGVAEFMQFLAEPENAAEWHQKTGYLPITKAAYELTQKQGFYEKNPGADIATRQMLNKPPLSFTKGLRLGNMPQIRTVVDEELESVWTGKKTSQQALDSAVERGNALLRRFEQSTK; the protein is encoded by the coding sequence ATGTTCAACAACACAACTCGTAAAACACATGCTATTCGCACCGCTGCGGCGTGTGTGGCATTCGCGCTGATGAGCGCGAGTGCGCAGGCCGCGACAGAAATTCCTTTCTGGCACTCTATGGAAGGCGAGTTAGGGAAAGAAGTGAATTCTCTGGTTGACCGTTTTAACCAAGCACACAGCGATGTAAAAATTGTACCGGTCTACAAAGGCAACTACGAACAGAACCTGGCTGCTGGGATTGCGGCCTACCGCGCGGGGAATGCACCCGCCATTTTGCAGGTCTATGAAGTCGGTACCGCCACCATGATGGCAAGTAAAGCCATCAAGCCTGTCTTTGAAGTGTTCAAAGACGCTGGCATTAATTTCGATGAGTCGGTGTTTGTGCCGACCGTCTCCGGTTATTACACCGATGCGAAGAGCGGCCGCCTGCTGTCGCAGCCGTTTAACAGCTCGACCCCCGTGCTGTACTACAACAAAGATGCCTTCAAGAAAGCCGGTTTAGATCCAGAACAGCCGCCGAAAACCTGGCAACAGATGGCTGACTACACCGCCAAATTGCGCGCAGCCGGGATGAAATGTGGATACGCTAGCGGCTGGCAGGGCTGGATTCAGATTGAAAACTTCAGTGCCTGGAACGGTCTACCCGTTGCGACCAAGAATAACGGCTTTGACGGCACCGATGCGGTATTGGAATTCAATAAGCCTACGCAGGTCAAACACATCCAGCTATTGCAGGACATGAACAAGAAGGGTGATTTCACCTACTTCGGGCGCAAGGATGAGTCGACCGAGAAATTCTACAACGGTGACTGCGCTATCACGACCGCGTCTTCTGGGTCATTAGCGGATATCCGCCAGCACGCCAAATTCAACTATGGTGTCGGTATGATGCCGTATGACGCCGATGCGAAAGGCGCACCGCAGAACGCCATTATCGGTGGGGCCAGCCTGTGGGTGATGGGCGGTAAAGATGCCGCGACCTATAAAGGTGTCGCTGAATTCATGCAGTTCCTGGCTGAACCGGAAAATGCCGCTGAATGGCACCAGAAAACCGGCTACCTGCCGATCACCAAAGCGGCGTATGAGCTGACGCAGAAGCAGGGTTTCTACGAGAAAAACCCCGGCGCGGATATTGCTACGCGTCAGATGCTGAACAAGCCACCGTTGTCGTTCACCAAAGGTCTGCGTTTGGGCAACATGCCGCAAATTCGTACCGTCGTGGATGAAGAATTAGAAAGCGTATGGACAGGTAAGAAGACGTCACAGCAGGCGCTGGATAGTGCGGTAGAACGCGGTAACGCGCTGCTGCGCCGCTTCGAGCAGTCAACGAAGTAA